The nucleotide sequence TCGATCCCCTCTGATCACCACAAAACCCAGACTTCCAAGTCCCTGCCCTCAGTCACCCCAGCTTCTGCCTTCTTGCTGCTCTCTGGTGATCCTTCTTCCACatggacccccaccccaccccaccccccgccaccagAACCCCAATGTACTCCCCTCCACGTACTAACTTCCCACCCAATCCACGTGGTTGCTTTCCCTCACCTTGAGGTGACCTTTCTGTGTTCTGGTCTCAGATGCTGTTCTTGGCCACTTTCTTTCCCACCTGGGAAGGCGGCATCTATGACTTCATTGGGGTGAGTGGGGgcaagggagggggagggagtaCAGGAGTGGGGGCCCCTGGCACCTGTGCTTACTCAAGCCTCAACCTGACCCACAGGAGTTCATGAAGGCCAGCGTGGACGTGGCAGACCTGATAGGCCTAAACCTTGTCATGTCCCGGAACGCCGGCAAGGGGGAATACAAGATCATGGTTGCTGCCCTGGGCTGGGCCACCGCCGAGCTCATTATGTCCCGGTGTGTGCAGCAGCCTGGAGCCCAGACTCCTGAGAagggacacctgggttccagGGGGTGCTGGAGGGCGGGGGCTCACTCAGATTCTGGGTGCTGAGGGTGTCTGGGCACTAGAGAATCCCTCCCTTTGCCTTCCTCAGCTGCATCCCCCTTTGGGTTGGAGCTCGGGGCATTGAGTTTGACTGGAAATACATCCAGATGAGCATCGACTCCAACATCAGCCTGGTACGCAGTCCTGCTTACCCCACACACATCTCCTTTGCTGGTGGCTCTACTCCTCTTGAGGCCCAGCCCTGACTGCCCGCTTCCCTCCAGGTCCATTACATCGTCGCCTCTGCCCAGGTGTGGATGATAACTCGCTACGACCTGTACCACACTTACCGGCCAGCAGTCCTCCTCCTGATGTTCCTTAGCGTCTACAAGGCCTTTGTCATGGAGTGAGCGGGGTGGGGTTGGAGGCCGGGTCCAGATGGGCCAggttttctcttctccctccctcactgtGCTGTTTCCTCACAGGACCTTCGTCCACCTCTGTTCCCTGGGCAGCTGGACAGCACTGCTGGCCCGAGCGCTGGTGACGGGGCTGCTGGCCCTCAGCACCTTGGCCCTGTATGTCGCCGTTGTCAACGTGCACTCCTAGGCTTGGCATCCCAGACTCTCACATaccttctccccatccccaggTTCAGTGAAGTAAACAGTATTTGGAAAGTTGTTTCTGCCTCCATTTCTCTCTGGAACTGTCTACTAATACTGTGCTCACCTGGGTCCCAGCGGCCCTCGTTTTGGTTTCGGAGCCAGGTAGACAAGCCGGGAGACTAGGCAGCATTGATTTGTCCTATGTTCCTGGACCAGCTCCTCTGCTCACTGTTTCCCTGAGTTGGCTGAGGGCTTGTAGACAGTCTTTGAGCAGTGGCATAGCCTGGGCCCTCAGGGAACAGGTGACAGAGGGGAGCTAGAATCCAAGAGGTGGTTCTTGAGGGCTTCTCCTCACTGCCATAACCTGGCCCTCTCCCACGTGGCCCTTCCCTGGCTCGTCACCTCCTCAGCTCCTGGTCCCAAACCATCCCCCCATCCACCTTTTGTATGGGAACTAAGGGAATCTATCTGAAACCCCCGTCTTACAGTTTGCCTTTCTCTGCTTACAACCATCGAGGGCTCCTCACACTGGAGCAGTCCACTGGACCCTTGGTTTTGTCTTTGAGCATCTGTTTTGTGATTCTGAGGTTCTCAGTGCGCTGACTCGTTTCTCTGGCCCTCAGATTAAACCCTGGCCTGAGTCTTCTTAGGGTGGAGAACAGAGACAGCTGCAGCCCAGGAGCAGAGCCCACCAATGTGGCTGTTACCCTGAATACCACCCTGCTCATCCCAGTCCTTCCCTGGTCTAGTGAGGCCAGCTTTCTGCcgctttctctcccttccctaaGGGGGATTGATTAGAAGCAAGGCGTTGAATGGCTTCCGCAACATCCACCCAGCTGCAAACCCTGACCACGTGGGAAGGTGCACCCCAGCCCTGCTGTTATCAGTGGGATCCCCCAGGACATGAGATAGAGCACgtgccccttccctccctcccttcctgcctccctccctccactaGGCTCTCCAAGTCCTGCCATAATGTTACTTGACCCAGGGCCTAGAAAAGCACCAAACACAGATCTGTTCAGCTCTACTCTGAGTCTTGGTGTTTCCAGAGGCAGCATTTGCCTTCAGATGGAGCAACCACCATGTAGCCCACCTCCTCCTCATTGCTCATAGTCAAGACAGGGTTCCCAGGGGccttgggatggggtggggaggtgagtgAGAGGTCACCATGAGTTTGATATGAAAAGGGAGTGGATGGGGGGCTCCCCAAAACCACATACATGGATATATAAGGGCATTGCTTTCTCCCGTATCCCCCTCCCATGCCCCACCTGGCCCTGAGCACATAGAGGGAAGGTTGCAGAAATGACTATTCAACCTATCTGCTGAGCAGGGATCTGGTCCAGGCCTCCTACTGGTGGCCATCTGTCTGTGAAGTAGTCCCAGCTTTCATGGGGTTCAGGGACTGAATAGGGGCACTCAAGCCAGACGGATCAGGACTGATGGTGAACCCTGGCCGGGATGGTGGCCCTGGTGGGCTAGACTACAGTGATAAGGGCTGGGAAGGGAAAAGGTGGCTATctgtctcctggaggagaaagtgtGTGAACTGAGACTTAAGAGGATGATTTCATGGGGCAAAGAGGAGAAAGTAGGTGTCAAGGCCCTGCTTTTCAAGGAGCAAAGTCCTTGAAGTTAAGAGAGAGCGCCTGGCCTTTCCAGTGAAACAAGAACTGGTTGGAATGAGTTCAGGGAGCTGTGTGTGTTTATCTTGCCaagtgggctgggggtggggagtagggAGATGACCTGTGAGAAAGGAAGGAGTCCAGGGTAATAGAAGTGTGGTGTTTGTGAGCACCCCTGAGGGCTCACGACGTTTCCAGGGAGAAGGAGCCAGAATGATGGGAGCAGGTTTGGAGGATGATGCAGAGGCCAGTGTAGGCCCCTTGAACATGccaggggaggctgggggcagaTGTGGGCATCACTGTAGAGACAGCTGAGGCCGGTAGGGGTGTGGGGACTGCCGATGAGGAAGGAGAAGCCTGGGGTCCAGCCAGAGAGACTTGTCAAAGAACAGGGAAGAGAGACAGGAGAGGACTGGGGAAAGGAGTGGCAAAAGTAGGGGGGCAGACTGTGGACAAGGGAGTTTCCAACAGTTGGAGGATTCACTTTTCAGGTGATAGGGGTGTGAGAAGGGGACCTGTGACTTTTAGCCTCAAGGAGTCGGTTGGGACTAAGCAGCGATAGGGTGCCCATTGCAGCTGCAAAGGTATAAGCGCAATCAGGCAACTCCTGTGAGCTGGGAGGGGCTGCTTCAGGCAGAAACGATTCTGACACCTGCTGAGGAGCCTCCAGAGATGGAAAGGGGTACTGAGAAAGGAGAACCCAGAGGTGGTGGTTAGCTAGTGGTACAGTTAAAAGGCACTACTCTGGAGCGTGCCCACAGTCACACCAGCTTGCCCAGAAATGCTGTCACTCTCGCCAAAGAACTGGGAATTCCTTCTCCCAGGCAAcgtttactgagtacctactatgtgccaggctgtgTTCTAGAAACTGGAGATAATATCCTGGAACAAACAGCCCCTGAGTTGTAGGCAACAAAGGggctcatgaaaaaaaaaaaaaacaagatgacAATGCCCAGCACCGAATAAAAGCACAGTCAGTGTGAGCTGGTTTATTACTATCATGCAGACACAAGTGTTTTTAAAGACTCTTGTTGGCCTGGAGTCCTAAGGAGAGACCCACCTCATAGGAGCTGTGAACTCCCACTCCCCTTCAAAGCGCCCCCTACCCTtcaggtgggggcttccctgaggcCAGCTCAGAGAACTGGGCCTAGGGAGGGTGAGTGGGGAAGGGGAGTGGGGAAGGCCTCTCCGAGGTTGAGTTGTTGCGGGCTACAAGAACAGACACAGATGGGGCTGGAACTCAACTGTGCAGATGTTTTGGCGGCTGTTCAGAGGGTCCCCAgtgtcccccacctccacccctgttGTAGCAGGTGCAAGGATGACTTGAAGGCAGTGGTCCTTCTAATAGTAGAGTTCCTGGTCCCACCAGcctaggggagagagagagagaaaggagactcAGTGCTGGGGGTTTCGGGTGAGTATGTGGGAGCCGGGGGCTCAAAGGTGATAGCTCAGTGGTGGTTTCATACGGCAGGTCAAGAGCTTAGAGGTCAAGTACTGGAAATCAAATGTCAAGGCAGCAGCTCTAAGAAAGTTTTAGCCTTCCATCCCCCGGCTTCCAGGCTCCACACTCACTTCCTGGGCAACAGCGAACTCCAAGTTTCCGGATCTCATCATAGACAAAAATGAGGAGGCCAAAGGGCATGGGGACCAGCCACCACTGGTACCTGAAGGCACAGGTGAGATGGCAAGGTCAAGGCTACCCCCAGGTCTGTGTCCCACAGGCCCACCTGATGCCCACAGCTCACAGCCCCTCACCGAATGGGCATGAAGTTGAAGATGTTGGGCATGCCAGGGCAGTAGCACAGGAAGCAGCCAATGCAGACCTGGAACACGATGGCAATCACCAGGATCCTGTTCctgcgggtggggtggggtgggacagACTCAGACGGGTGGACTCGGGACAAAGACAggccaggaggagatggggactgGATGGACATCAGGGTGCTGGGTCAGAGGGCATCAGATAGAAGCTGAAGGGAGATGTTCTAAACACCGAACCCTGGCGTAGCTCACACCTCTCCCCCAATGGACGCTGGCCCTACACCAGGAGTGGTCAGTATCACCCCTTTAGCTGATGAAACATGGAGGGGCCAATTGAGATGCACGGGGTAGGAGCTCTTGGCCAGCTATTGATCAGGAACATTAGCATCTGGCCCTGGCACATCCAGTGTTGGGGTCTGCTGGCTGCAGTAAGCCCTGGTCAAGACCTGCTGGGGCTCGGAGGGCAGGGTAGGGGTGGGGCTGCGGCCGGCTGGGAACACCTGAAGAAGCCCTGCTGGAAGGCAGAGAGGCGGCGTGTCTTGCGGATGAGCACGTCGGCAATCTGGCACATCTCGATGCTGATGAAGAACACAGTGTAGCAGGTGTACTGCTGGTACAGGCGCTGCCCAAACGTCTGTGGACCCAGAGGGAACAAAAGCAGCCTGAGCCCAGGCGGAGAGCCTCTGCAGCCAGCTGGGCACACAGGGCCTGGGGCCACGAGCCCCTCAATACTCTATCCCTTGTGTCAGACGCCAGGGCGGGGACAAAGGGAGTTGCACGGTCTGCCAGGTTTGCAGGACCCCAGAGTGCAGGGCCTAGAAACCTAGTCCAGTGAGCTTAGATGTCAGTGCCTGGCCAATCAGTAGGTCAGGTCAATTGCCTTCATAATGAAAGGAGGGATGCAGGATTTCCTGGGCACCCTAAAGGGAGCACCTGGGCAAAGGGAATTCGAATCCTGAGGCAGGGTATACAAAGTTCGGTGACTCCAGGACCCGAGAAGATGGCAAACATGAGCCAGATGGGCCTTTGAGGAATGCGGCACAAACCACATTTAGAGGGGGCAGCCACTGTTCAATCCGTGTCTGCAGTATAACTATTTCTATACATACCATTAATTGTGTAAGGAACACTATGCTCCAGGTACCAAGTGTTTTGCATGTATTCTCTCATTAAATCCTCCCAATAATCCTATGAGGTAGATTGGTGGTATTCAAACTTTGACATACATCAGAATCCCCAGAAGAATTGGTTAAAATGCAGGTCCCACCCCTAGAGTTTCTGACCCCAGAGGTCTGAGGGGAAAACTGAGATTTTCAAACAAGTTCCCAGGTGTTGCCGAAGCTGCTGGTCTAGGGACCACACTGTAAAAATCAATAAGGTGAAAGTCACCAAGATAAGACGTGAGTATGCTATCCACTTTAgaggtgggaaaactgaggcacagagaggcaaaTGACTTCACCCAGTATCACACAGCTGTGAGGAGCAGTGGCAGACAATGAACCCAAGAAGTCTGGTTCCAAGATCTATTTTCTTAACACAACAGTAAATGTTCAAGGGGAATGTCCCGATCTGTCACTCCACAGGGCAAACTAAACACACCTGCCAGCCAGATCTAGCCTCTCTGTGCACCAGCTTTCACCTGAGTCAGACACACATGCAAATACTCCGTGTAAGTCATGCTGCTGCAGGGAAAATAACAGGATACTGGGGAGCGGGGCAGGATCCTGATTCCACACCTGAGATGATGTCTTGCTGTCAAGGTGGAGAGAGGACCCATCTATAGCTAGGGTCATCGGAAACGAGACTTTGGAGCtcgagactgtggtgggaaagaCCCCTTACCACAGAACTGGCAGAGAGCTTAGGTGTCCAGGAGGCTCTGGCTCAGCTCAGTCATGCATGGAGGAGTGAGTGTGGGCCACACTCAAGGAAGGTGGCGCTGGAAACTcaagggatgggggcaggggctcACCCACTCCTGGCCATAGCTGTCCTGCAGATCTTGTAGGTGGTGGTCCTCCCACTGCGGCCGCAGTCCCACACACAGCAAAGGGAACCAGCCCTCCTGGGCCATGGCTGTGAAGTAGTCAGTGAAGCCAGCAAATGACTGGATGGCACCTGGGTGAgaagacagggagacagagatgGACAGACAGAGAGAGTCAGGAACACACAGAAATAGTAGCATGGAGACAGACAGGAACACAAACAGTGGACAGACAGAGAAAAGACTCCAAGAGAGATCGACAGTGACACGAGACAGGACACAGGGAGAGGCAGGGACAGACACACACCCAGAGGACCCAAAAAAGACAAGAGGCAATGACCCAGAGGCAGGGTCAAGGAGAAAGAGgccagagacagaggagggacCCAGGGGCCCACAGAGGCCATCGTGTGCAGACAGACTCAGAGAACAACAGACACCCAGGATCAAAGGCAGACACCAAGATCCAGAACAAGGCAAAGTCCCAGGGAGAGACCCCACAGTGGGCGAGCAGTCCTGCAGGACAGCCCTGCACCGCCCCACCCCACGCCCACAGGCGCGCACCAATCTGGAAGTAGGAGTAGGCAGCCAGGGGCTCGTTGACCAGTCGGTCCCGCTTTGGGTTCCGTGGGCGCAAGTGCATGATGTCACTCTCAGCCTTCTCATATGCCAGGGACACCGACGGGAACTGGCCAGGAGTGGAAGGAACCAGGGTTGGCAGTTGGCCCGGGCCCCTGTCCCTGACTCTTTGGCCCCCCTCCACCTCTGCAGTGGACGGGGACAGAACTGAGGTAAGGAGGTGAGACCCACAATGGTCACACAGTCACACCTGCCTGGACAGCCTGAGGCCAGCTGGCCCTTTCCACGTGTGTGTCCACATCTGTGCCGGTGTGCATCTCCATGGGAACGTCTGTGTTTATCTCTGCTATTGTGTGTTCTCTCGGCCTCTGTCTTTCTCCCTTACTcttcctctctgtttcttctctggGCTCCTCTGGTCTTGACAGCTTTCCCTGTTGCATGTTCCCCcttactttctttgtttctttcttattgttgttgttcctgTCTCTTGTCTCATGCTGTGATTATGTCTCTACTGTTGCATCTCTGTGTTCCtgtctctttatctctctttGTCACTATctctgcatctcttctgtctctctgGGTACCTGTGGTCTCCGCCCTGTCCCCTACCCGTCTGTTTGTGGCGGCAGAGTGTACTGACCGAGGACAGAGGTTCTGGGCACCAGCCTGCCTGGGCTTGAATTAgctctgtgacctggggcaagcCAGTCAAGTTGTCTAAGCTGCAATTAGCTCATCGGTAAAATGGGGGTGATGAAATAAAACTCATCTCACAGAGTAGTTATGAGGACAAAATGAAGTAATTAACATATACCTGGCCCAGAGCAGACATTGTGTAAGTGCTGTTGACTAAATCTGTGACATGACCATGCATCTGGCTGTATTCGTTGG is from Bos indicus isolate NIAB-ARS_2022 breed Sahiwal x Tharparkar chromosome 18, NIAB-ARS_B.indTharparkar_mat_pri_1.0, whole genome shotgun sequence and encodes:
- the TMEM147 gene encoding BOS complex subunit TMEM147, translating into MTLFHFGNCFALAYFPYFITYKCSGLSEYNAFWKCVQAGVTYLFVQLCKMLFLATFFPTWEGGIYDFIGEFMKASVDVADLIGLNLVMSRNAGKGEYKIMVAALGWATAELIMSRCIPLWVGARGIEFDWKYIQMSIDSNISLVHYIVASAQVWMITRYDLYHTYRPAVLLLMFLSVYKAFVMETFVHLCSLGSWTALLARALVTGLLALSTLALYVAVVNVHS